A portion of the Acidobacteriaceae bacterium genome contains these proteins:
- a CDS encoding nitroreductase family protein — protein sequence MGTTQKTLAQAIRERRATPSFDGEPLPASDLRQILDAGLHAPSGYNLQPWRFVVVQQPENLKRLRGASYNQAKVEEASAVIVACGDRDGWRKDLDEMLRMGREAGMPESYAAQAAGSVPEYLSSFNESQMCGWLNKQVMIAVTSMMLMAETLGYDTAPMEGFEQDKICETLRLPMSYWVVSLLAIGHLRGPDKFDGGRFDMSHTVFGEEYGKPLK from the coding sequence ATGGGAACGACACAAAAAACGTTGGCACAGGCGATTCGCGAACGACGCGCAACGCCGAGTTTTGACGGCGAACCTCTCCCGGCGTCGGATTTAAGGCAGATTCTGGATGCGGGGTTACACGCGCCCAGTGGGTACAATTTGCAGCCCTGGCGGTTCGTTGTGGTGCAGCAGCCGGAGAACCTGAAACGATTGCGCGGCGCGAGCTATAACCAGGCCAAGGTGGAAGAAGCTTCGGCCGTGATCGTGGCTTGTGGAGACCGGGACGGCTGGCGCAAGGACCTGGACGAGATGCTGCGGATGGGCCGGGAAGCCGGAATGCCGGAGAGCTATGCGGCGCAGGCGGCTGGATCGGTTCCGGAGTATTTGTCGAGCTTCAACGAGTCGCAGATGTGCGGTTGGTTGAACAAGCAGGTGATGATTGCGGTGACGTCGATGATGCTGATGGCGGAGACGCTGGGCTATGACACGGCACCGATGGAAGGCTTTGAGCAGGACAAGATCTGCGAGACGCTGCGGTTGCCGATGAGCTACTGGGTTGTTTCGCTGCTGGCGATAGGGCATTTGAGGGGGCCGGACAAGTTTGATGGTGGCCGTTTCGACATGTCTCATACAGTGTTTGGCGAAGAGTACGGCAAGCCGTTGAAGTAG
- a CDS encoding M13 family metallopeptidase, with product MRLTLRTLLPAATLALTAALPIHAQTAPATNPAVEHTTPAPIFDTSVMDKTVDPCTDFYKFSCGNFAKRYPIPADQSAVDQFYLLFNINTERLSGILTDLSKPSPSRTPTQQKVGDDYAACMDTARIEQLGLKPIQPLLDEIDRVSLSGLPYLSGELQRFGVKAFFSFGEFQDFKDATRQVAIIDQGGLGLPERDYYTRTGDADKKLREQYVQHVMNMLTLLGDPPQKALFEARNVVAFETKLAEAQMTVTDRRDPMKIYHPETMAEFNKLVGVPFGSFFEAVHSPHLDSLVNANPAYFPALIATIRSTPLETLRAYLRFQVATTFAGNLPKTLDAENFKFYGTILSGQPTQRARWKRCSNTVDGQLGEALGQAYVDRYFAGDSKAKVLTMVDSLEASMGHDIDTLTWMSPETKVKAKAKLALITNKIGYPDHWRDYSNLNISPTDAFGNQRRAAAFENDRELAKIGQPVDKNEWGMTPPTVNAYYDPSMNNINFPAGILQPAFYDASSDDLAANYGHMGVVIGHELTHGFDDQGAQFDGLGNLKDWWTADDKKKFEARTGCLANEYSQFTAVDDVKVNGKLTLGENTADNGGAVISFLSYLDQAKKAGLNTSDKVDGFTGPQRFWIAFAQNWCENTRPETIRQQVQTDPHSPDHFRANGVVVNQPEFRKAFACKTGTPMAPAQNCRVW from the coding sequence TTGCGTCTTACGCTCCGAACTCTTCTCCCTGCCGCCACCCTGGCGCTGACCGCCGCACTCCCGATCCACGCTCAAACCGCACCTGCCACCAATCCTGCGGTCGAGCACACCACACCCGCGCCCATCTTCGACACCTCCGTCATGGACAAGACCGTCGATCCCTGCACCGACTTCTATAAGTTCTCCTGCGGCAACTTCGCCAAGCGCTATCCCATCCCGGCCGATCAGTCCGCCGTCGACCAGTTCTACCTCCTCTTCAACATCAACACCGAGCGTCTCAGCGGCATCCTCACCGACCTCAGCAAGCCCTCGCCCTCGCGCACCCCCACCCAGCAAAAGGTCGGCGACGACTACGCCGCCTGCATGGACACCGCGCGCATCGAGCAGCTCGGCCTCAAACCCATCCAGCCGCTGCTCGACGAAATCGACCGCGTCAGCCTCTCCGGCCTCCCCTACCTCTCCGGCGAACTCCAGCGCTTCGGCGTCAAAGCCTTCTTCTCCTTCGGCGAGTTCCAGGACTTCAAGGACGCCACCAGGCAGGTCGCCATCATCGACCAGGGCGGTCTCGGCCTCCCCGAACGCGACTATTACACCCGCACCGGCGACGCCGACAAGAAGCTCCGCGAGCAGTACGTCCAGCATGTGATGAACATGCTCACCCTCCTCGGCGACCCACCCCAGAAGGCCCTCTTCGAAGCCCGCAACGTCGTGGCCTTCGAAACCAAACTCGCCGAAGCGCAGATGACCGTCACCGACCGCCGCGATCCCATGAAGATCTACCACCCGGAGACCATGGCCGAGTTCAACAAGCTCGTCGGTGTCCCCTTCGGCAGCTTCTTTGAGGCAGTCCACTCCCCGCACCTCGACTCGCTCGTCAACGCCAATCCGGCGTACTTCCCTGCGCTCATCGCCACCATCCGCAGCACTCCCCTCGAGACACTGCGCGCCTACCTGCGCTTCCAGGTTGCCACCACCTTTGCAGGCAACCTGCCGAAGACCCTCGACGCTGAAAACTTCAAGTTCTATGGCACCATCCTCAGCGGACAACCCACCCAGCGCGCCCGCTGGAAGCGCTGCTCCAACACCGTCGACGGCCAGCTTGGCGAAGCGCTCGGCCAGGCCTACGTCGATCGCTACTTCGCCGGCGACTCCAAGGCCAAGGTCCTCACCATGGTCGATTCCCTCGAAGCCAGCATGGGCCACGACATCGACACGCTCACCTGGATGAGCCCCGAAACCAAGGTCAAAGCCAAAGCCAAGCTCGCCCTGATCACCAACAAAATCGGCTACCCTGACCACTGGCGCGATTACTCCAACCTCAACATCTCGCCCACCGACGCCTTCGGCAACCAGCGCCGCGCCGCCGCGTTTGAAAACGACCGCGAGCTCGCCAAGATCGGCCAGCCCGTCGACAAGAACGAGTGGGGCATGACGCCGCCGACCGTCAACGCCTACTACGACCCCTCCATGAACAACATCAACTTCCCCGCAGGCATCCTGCAGCCAGCGTTCTACGACGCCAGCTCCGACGACCTCGCCGCCAACTACGGCCACATGGGCGTCGTCATCGGCCACGAACTCACCCACGGCTTCGACGATCAGGGCGCGCAGTTCGACGGTCTGGGCAACTTGAAGGACTGGTGGACCGCCGACGACAAAAAGAAGTTCGAAGCCCGCACCGGCTGCCTCGCCAACGAGTACAGCCAGTTCACCGCCGTCGACGACGTCAAGGTGAACGGCAAGCTCACGCTCGGCGAAAACACCGCAGACAACGGCGGCGCCGTCATCTCCTTCCTCTCCTACCTCGACCAGGCGAAGAAAGCCGGACTCAACACCTCCGACAAGGTCGACGGCTTCACCGGCCCGCAGCGTTTCTGGATCGCCTTCGCCCAGAACTGGTGCGAGAACACTCGTCCCGAAACCATCCGCCAGCAGGTCCAGACCGATCCACACTCCCCCGACCACTTCCGCGCCAACGGCGTCGTCGTCAACCAGCCGGAGTTCCGCAAGGCCTTCGCCTGCAAAACCGGAACCCCTATGGCCCCGGCGCAGAACTGCCGGGTCTGGTAA
- a CDS encoding alpha/beta hydrolase translates to MRILGRLVALVVVVAAVLGLLAWRKPLWADMQATHFGLFLAHVRSNYVMTPEGRVHYYEAEPRVTGGGIPLVLVHGLADRGESWAPMLKRLKKAGFHVYAPDLLGYGRSPRPADADYSIASEEKFVQDFIDSLGLQHTSLGGWSMGGFIVMKLAAEHPEKVDRVVIFDAAGLESGQPRFPAGLFAPHDADDVQKLFSLMEPSAKPLPQNVAKAVAAAMTDNSGVIGKQYADISSAKDALDTKLGGFSKPLLILWGADDKLTPLAVGEKFHELVPNSELDILEGCGHLAPARCSAREAAATADFLKANPVPQPQVRTLRAMGR, encoded by the coding sequence ATGAGGATTTTAGGTCGCCTGGTGGCGTTGGTGGTGGTCGTAGCTGCTGTTCTGGGTCTGCTGGCCTGGCGTAAGCCGCTGTGGGCCGATATGCAGGCGACGCATTTTGGCTTGTTCCTGGCGCATGTGCGCAGCAACTATGTGATGACGCCGGAAGGCCGGGTGCATTACTACGAAGCAGAGCCGCGCGTGACCGGAGGCGGGATTCCGCTGGTGCTGGTGCACGGTCTGGCTGATCGTGGTGAGAGCTGGGCGCCGATGCTGAAGAGGCTGAAGAAGGCGGGCTTCCATGTGTACGCGCCGGACCTTCTCGGCTACGGGCGTTCACCGCGTCCGGCGGATGCGGATTATTCGATCGCTTCCGAAGAGAAATTTGTGCAGGACTTTATCGATTCGCTGGGCCTGCAGCACACGTCGCTCGGAGGCTGGTCGATGGGTGGCTTCATCGTGATGAAGCTGGCTGCGGAGCATCCGGAGAAGGTGGATCGGGTAGTGATCTTCGATGCTGCAGGGTTGGAGAGCGGGCAGCCGCGCTTCCCGGCAGGTTTGTTTGCACCGCATGACGCGGACGATGTGCAGAAGCTATTTTCGCTGATGGAGCCAAGCGCCAAGCCGCTGCCGCAGAATGTGGCGAAGGCTGTTGCCGCTGCCATGACGGACAACTCGGGCGTGATTGGCAAGCAGTATGCCGATATCTCTTCGGCGAAGGACGCGCTGGACACGAAGCTGGGCGGCTTCTCGAAGCCGTTGCTGATTCTGTGGGGAGCGGACGACAAGCTGACGCCGCTTGCGGTCGGCGAGAAGTTTCATGAACTGGTGCCGAACTCGGAACTGGATATTCTGGAAGGCTGTGGGCATCTGGCTCCGGCGCGCTGCTCGGCCCGCGAGGCTGCGGCGACGGCGGACTTTCTGAAGGCGAATCCTGTTCCTCAGCCGCAGGTGAGAACGCTGCGGGCGATGGGACGGTAG
- a CDS encoding UbiX family flavin prenyltransferase produces the protein MEVEIHRTEQLDITLAITGASGSILARKMLFALESDARVRRVHLVASDSALRVLAEEAGISGRSDLPEKLLGQPATKTIFHAHNDIGAPIASGSYPLDAMIVLPCSMGTLAGIAHGIAGNLIERAADVCLKERRRLVLCVRETPFNLIHIRNMATVTEAGATVFPVVPSFYNHPQTLDEMTWNYVNRVLAHIGLPQPNAYIWNG, from the coding sequence ATGGAAGTGGAAATTCACCGTACGGAACAATTGGATATCACGCTGGCCATTACCGGAGCCAGCGGCTCGATACTCGCACGCAAAATGCTCTTCGCGCTCGAATCAGACGCCCGCGTTCGCCGCGTTCACCTCGTTGCCTCCGACAGCGCCCTTCGTGTTCTCGCCGAAGAAGCCGGCATCTCCGGTCGCTCCGATCTGCCCGAAAAACTACTCGGTCAGCCCGCAACAAAAACGATCTTCCACGCCCATAACGACATCGGAGCTCCCATCGCCTCCGGCTCCTATCCGCTCGACGCCATGATCGTCCTGCCTTGCTCCATGGGTACCCTCGCGGGCATCGCTCACGGCATCGCGGGCAACCTCATCGAGCGCGCCGCCGACGTCTGCCTCAAGGAGCGCCGCCGCCTCGTGCTCTGTGTCCGCGAAACCCCATTCAACCTCATTCACATCCGCAACATGGCCACCGTCACCGAAGCTGGAGCTACCGTCTTCCCGGTAGTCCCCTCGTTCTACAACCACCCGCAGACCCTCGACGAGATGACCTGGAACTACGTCAACCGAGTCCTCGCCCACATCGGCCTGCCCCAACCCAACGCCTACATCTGGAACGGCTAG
- a CDS encoding PhoH family protein: MVKKALSLTPGIEPLYGTRDENLRLLEDGLHVQIDLRSDSIQVLGDAADVARVEGIFTDFEHLRKLGVHPHNGELHALLKMVVSDPSASLRALVESGKQRSAGVKRMVSPRTANQKKYVEAIEANDMVFGLGPAGTGKTYLAVAMAVSALLAKKVSRILLVRPAVEAGERLGFLPGSLQEKVDPYMRPLYDALYDLLDPVKVDKMLETNVIEIAPLAFMRGRTLNDAFIIMDEAQNTTNEQMKMFLTRLGNGSKTVITGDLSQIDLPVPSKSGLHEALHVLDGVEGIRFCHFEDVDVVRHQLVQRIVRAYDTYKRAEQLPLGIEAAGPAGNKGTGAAKTAFTRQ; encoded by the coding sequence TTGGTGAAAAAAGCGCTTTCCCTTACGCCCGGAATCGAGCCGCTTTACGGCACACGTGACGAGAACCTTCGCCTTCTGGAAGACGGTCTGCATGTACAGATCGATCTCCGCTCCGATTCGATTCAGGTGCTGGGCGATGCGGCCGATGTGGCCCGTGTCGAAGGCATCTTTACCGACTTTGAACATTTGCGAAAGCTCGGCGTTCACCCGCACAACGGGGAACTGCACGCGTTGTTGAAGATGGTTGTCAGCGATCCTTCGGCGTCGCTGCGCGCTCTGGTCGAAAGCGGAAAGCAGCGTTCGGCGGGTGTGAAGCGTATGGTGAGTCCGCGAACGGCGAATCAGAAGAAGTATGTCGAGGCCATTGAGGCCAATGACATGGTCTTCGGGCTGGGGCCTGCGGGTACGGGCAAAACCTATCTTGCGGTGGCGATGGCGGTAAGCGCGCTTCTGGCGAAGAAGGTTTCGCGCATCCTGCTGGTTCGACCGGCGGTGGAAGCGGGCGAACGTCTCGGGTTTCTGCCGGGATCGCTGCAGGAGAAGGTCGATCCGTACATGCGTCCTCTGTATGACGCTCTCTATGATCTGCTCGACCCGGTGAAGGTCGACAAGATGCTGGAGACGAACGTGATCGAGATTGCGCCGCTGGCGTTCATGCGCGGACGAACGCTGAACGATGCGTTCATCATTATGGACGAGGCGCAGAATACGACCAACGAACAGATGAAGATGTTCCTGACGCGTCTGGGCAATGGCTCGAAGACGGTGATTACGGGCGATCTTTCGCAGATCGATCTGCCGGTGCCGTCGAAGAGCGGTTTGCACGAGGCGCTGCATGTGCTCGATGGAGTGGAAGGTATTCGCTTCTGCCACTTTGAGGACGTCGACGTGGTTCGTCATCAACTGGTGCAGCGCATCGTGCGTGCGTACGACACCTACAAGCGTGCCGAGCAGCTTCCGCTGGGAATTGAAGCGGCGGGCCCGGCAGGCAATAAGGGAACGGGAGCGGCGAAAACCGCCTTTACCCGACAGTAA
- the rpsT gene encoding 30S ribosomal protein S20 yields MANHVSSLKRARQTETKTAINRANKSKLRGTLRAIREAIAGGNKETIVAQYRTTVSILDKSVQKGILHKNTASRYKGRLNARVKAAVVKA; encoded by the coding sequence ATGGCAAATCACGTATCGTCCCTCAAGCGCGCTCGTCAGACTGAAACCAAGACCGCTATCAACCGCGCCAACAAGTCCAAGCTCCGTGGCACGCTCCGCGCTATCCGCGAAGCCATCGCTGGCGGCAACAAGGAAACCATCGTCGCTCAGTACCGCACGACCGTGTCGATCCTCGACAAGAGCGTACAGAAGGGCATCCTGCACAAGAACACCGCAAGCCGTTACAAGGGCCGTCTCAACGCCCGCGTCAAGGCTGCTGTCGTCAAGGCATAA